The following are encoded in a window of Kitasatospora fiedleri genomic DNA:
- a CDS encoding pirin family protein: MPAVTVENPLTLPRVTSPDPVHSTARPVLTVATAPEGYEGEGFPVRRAFAKINTKFLDPFIMMDQMGEVDYEAGEPKGTPWHPHRGFETVTYIIDGTFIHRDSHGGGGVITDGDTQWMTAGSGLLHIETPPESLVMSGGLFHGLQLWVNLPASDKMITPKYQDIRSGSVKLLTSEDGGALIRVIAGEVDGHQGPGATHTPITMTHVSLTPGAQVTLPWRADFNALAYGLAGSGSAGPERRPFHTGQAVVFGDGDSLTIRADEKQDSRSATFEFVLLGGLPIREPVAWYGPFVMNSHRELQQAMEDFQAGRLGTVPADAN; the protein is encoded by the coding sequence ATGCCCGCCGTGACCGTCGAGAACCCGCTGACCCTGCCGCGCGTCACCAGTCCCGACCCGGTGCACAGCACCGCCCGGCCGGTCCTCACCGTGGCCACCGCCCCCGAGGGCTACGAGGGCGAGGGCTTCCCCGTCCGCCGGGCCTTCGCCAAGATCAACACCAAGTTCCTCGACCCGTTCATCATGATGGACCAGATGGGCGAGGTGGACTACGAGGCCGGCGAGCCCAAGGGCACCCCCTGGCACCCGCACCGCGGCTTCGAGACGGTCACCTACATCATCGACGGCACCTTCATCCACCGGGACTCGCACGGCGGCGGCGGTGTCATCACCGACGGCGACACCCAGTGGATGACGGCCGGCTCCGGCCTGCTGCACATCGAGACCCCGCCCGAGTCGCTGGTGATGTCCGGCGGCCTGTTCCACGGCCTCCAGCTCTGGGTCAACCTGCCCGCCTCGGACAAGATGATCACCCCGAAGTACCAGGACATCCGCAGCGGCAGCGTCAAGCTGCTCACCTCCGAGGACGGCGGCGCGCTGATCCGCGTCATCGCCGGCGAGGTCGACGGCCACCAGGGCCCCGGCGCCACCCACACCCCCATCACCATGACCCACGTCTCGCTCACCCCCGGCGCCCAGGTCACCCTGCCGTGGCGCGCCGACTTCAACGCCCTCGCCTACGGCCTGGCCGGCAGCGGCTCCGCCGGCCCGGAGCGGCGGCCCTTCCACACCGGCCAGGCCGTGGTCTTCGGCGACGGCGACAGCCTCACCATCCGCGCCGACGAGAAGCAGGACTCCCGCTCCGCCACCTTCGAGTTCGTCCTGCTCGGCGGCCTCCCCATCCGCGAGCCCGTCGCCTGGTACGGCCCGTTCGTGATGAACAGCCACCGCGAACTCCAGCAGGCCATGGAGGACTTCCAGGCCGGCCGCCTCGGCACCGTCCCGGCCGACGCCAACTGA
- a CDS encoding class I SAM-dependent methyltransferase has protein sequence MAEDDYLSGTIRAYDRDPERYEWATAGMLPDAELDAFVRLLPDPAGRVLDVGCAFGRDTGLLAARGLRARGVDLSPAFVARAAARHPELDFRVMDARRLAFPDRHFAGVWCQATLLHLKDHDVGAALAEFRRVLAPGGALFAGFKEGEGEEEVIERFSSDASRFYRYQSAARVTALLEAAGFRVAAVERSHEAERYGPGHRDLTWLHAFATAPVPDGG, from the coding sequence GTGGCCGAGGACGACTACCTCAGCGGGACGATCCGGGCGTACGACCGGGACCCGGAGCGCTACGAATGGGCCACCGCCGGGATGCTGCCGGACGCCGAACTCGACGCGTTCGTCCGGCTGTTGCCCGACCCGGCCGGGCGGGTGCTGGACGTCGGCTGCGCCTTCGGGCGGGACACCGGGCTGCTCGCCGCCCGCGGGCTGCGGGCGCGGGGCGTCGACCTGTCGCCCGCGTTCGTGGCCCGGGCCGCGGCGCGCCACCCGGAGCTCGACTTCCGGGTCATGGACGCCCGGCGGCTGGCCTTCCCGGACCGGCACTTCGCGGGCGTCTGGTGCCAGGCCACGCTGCTGCACCTCAAGGACCACGACGTCGGCGCGGCGCTGGCCGAGTTCCGCCGCGTGCTGGCCCCCGGCGGGGCGCTGTTCGCCGGCTTCAAGGAGGGCGAGGGCGAGGAGGAGGTCATCGAGCGCTTCAGCAGCGACGCGTCGCGCTTCTACCGCTACCAGTCCGCGGCCCGCGTCACCGCGCTGCTGGAAGCCGCCGGCTTCCGGGTCGCCGCCGTCGAACGCTCGCACGAGGCCGAGCGGTACGGCCCCGGCCACCGCGACCTGACCTGGCTGCACGCCTTCGCCACCGCCCCCGTCCCGGACGGGGGCTGA
- a CDS encoding M18 family aminopeptidase, with translation MSTVARTAHFDRKHTDDLIAFLAASPSPYHAVASAAERLERVGFRRVNETDAWDGDGGGRYLVRGGALMAWYVPPNATAATPYRVVGTHTDSPNLRVKPVPDTSSAGWRQIAVEIYGGVPLNTWLDRDLGISGRLALRDGTTRLVHLDEPLLRVPQLAIHLDRGVNDGLKLDRQRHLTPIWGIGGTTEGALLEYVAGKAGLDAADVAGWDLMAHDVQPPAYLGRDRELLAGPRLDNQLSVHAATAALAAVAEAGADLPCIPVLAAFDHEETGSESDTGAQSPLLGNVLERSCHARGGTLEDRARALAGTVCLSSDMGHAVHPNYSERHEPGHHPMPNGGPILKVNVNNRYATDGVGRAVFAAACEKAGVPWQSFVSNNAMPCGTTIGPITAARLGITTVDCGIAALSMHSARELCGAEDPHYLASAIKAFLEG, from the coding sequence ATGTCGACCGTCGCCCGAACGGCCCACTTCGACCGGAAGCACACGGACGACCTGATCGCCTTCCTCGCGGCCTCTCCCTCGCCGTACCACGCGGTGGCGAGCGCGGCCGAGCGGCTGGAGCGGGTCGGCTTCCGCCGGGTCAACGAGACGGACGCGTGGGACGGCGACGGCGGGGGCCGCTACCTGGTGCGCGGCGGCGCCCTGATGGCCTGGTACGTGCCGCCGAACGCGACGGCCGCGACCCCGTACCGGGTGGTCGGCACCCACACCGACTCGCCGAACCTGCGGGTCAAGCCGGTCCCGGACACCAGCTCGGCCGGCTGGCGGCAGATCGCCGTGGAGATCTACGGCGGCGTCCCGCTCAACACCTGGCTCGACCGGGACCTCGGGATCTCCGGCCGGCTCGCGCTGCGCGACGGCACCACCCGCCTGGTGCACCTGGACGAGCCGCTGCTGCGGGTGCCGCAGCTGGCCATCCACCTCGACCGCGGGGTCAACGACGGCCTCAAGCTCGACCGCCAGCGCCACCTGACGCCGATCTGGGGGATCGGCGGCACCACCGAGGGCGCCCTGCTGGAGTACGTCGCCGGGAAGGCCGGGCTGGACGCCGCCGACGTGGCCGGCTGGGACCTGATGGCGCACGACGTGCAGCCGCCCGCCTACCTGGGCCGCGACCGCGAACTGCTGGCCGGGCCGCGGCTGGACAACCAGCTGTCCGTGCACGCCGCCACCGCCGCGCTGGCCGCCGTCGCCGAGGCCGGCGCGGACCTGCCGTGCATCCCGGTGCTGGCCGCGTTCGACCACGAGGAGACCGGCAGCGAGTCCGACACCGGCGCGCAGAGCCCGCTGCTGGGGAACGTGCTGGAGCGCTCCTGCCACGCCCGCGGCGGCACCCTGGAGGACCGCGCCCGGGCGCTGGCCGGCACCGTCTGCCTCTCCTCCGACATGGGCCACGCGGTGCACCCCAACTACAGCGAGCGGCACGAGCCCGGCCACCACCCGATGCCCAACGGCGGCCCGATCCTCAAGGTCAACGTCAACAACCGGTACGCCACCGACGGGGTCGGCCGGGCGGTGTTCGCCGCCGCCTGCGAGAAGGCCGGCGTGCCGTGGCAGTCCTTCGTCTCCAACAACGCGATGCCCTGCGGCACCACGATCGGCCCGATCACCGCGGCCCGGCTCGGCATCACCACCGTCGACTGCGGCATCGCGGCGCTGTCCATGCACTCCGCCCGCGAGCTGTGCGGCGCGGAGGACCCGCACTACCTGGCGAGCGCGATCAAGGCGTTCCTGGAGGGCTGA
- a CDS encoding SseB family protein: protein MYGYEQSAYQDPYQQQTQQGMSGMPGPGYGDPQAAQQSLYPEPSPPSLADAVRAFTTGAMPVEDFQAIFITSKVYCPRGDRPGFLALHNTPTPVIPMFSSLKELKRYAGKESKHFSVTGAEILDLLPTGYGFALDMEGEHRMVFDARAVEQMVDFTMRRMYG, encoded by the coding sequence GTGTACGGCTACGAGCAGAGCGCCTACCAGGACCCCTACCAGCAGCAGACGCAGCAGGGGATGTCCGGCATGCCCGGCCCCGGGTACGGCGACCCGCAGGCCGCCCAGCAGTCGCTCTACCCCGAGCCCTCGCCGCCCTCGCTCGCGGACGCGGTGCGCGCCTTCACCACCGGCGCGATGCCCGTGGAGGACTTCCAGGCCATCTTCATCACCTCCAAGGTGTACTGCCCGCGCGGCGACCGCCCCGGCTTCCTGGCCCTGCACAACACCCCGACCCCGGTCATCCCGATGTTCAGCTCGCTCAAGGAGCTGAAGCGGTACGCGGGCAAGGAGTCCAAGCACTTCTCGGTGACCGGCGCGGAGATCCTCGACCTGCTGCCCACCGGCTACGGCTTCGCCCTCGACATGGAGGGCGAGCACCGGATGGTCTTCGACGCGCGGGCGGTCGAGCAGATGGTGGACTTCACCATGCGCCGCATGTACGGCTGA
- a CDS encoding Fic family protein: MYQRLDRALAELNERFGGLPSPREAQDIWDDIWHQEAHHSTALEGNTLVLREVEALLDQGRAVGAKPLKEYNEVQGYADAARWVYGQALEPDAWHDGRLVTIAEVRHIHHVAMTPVWDVAPHPEASDRESPGNFREHDIAAFSEGMTPPKWPLVPARVEEWVGEVCAFGRRIEGREALGEPLPEILAVLHNRFERIHPFLDGNGRTGRLVMNLVLVRLGYPPIIVLKRQRETYLAALRRADAGDAGSLGELIARAMEDNLNRFIVPNVAGPARLVPLAALVDADHSLAALRQAAQRGRLNAVQGPDGVWRSSRKSVDAYRAAKHQRRPRNSET, translated from the coding sequence GTGTACCAGCGCCTGGACCGGGCACTGGCAGAGCTGAACGAGCGCTTCGGCGGGCTGCCCAGCCCCCGGGAGGCCCAGGACATCTGGGACGACATCTGGCACCAGGAGGCCCACCACTCGACCGCGTTGGAGGGCAACACGCTCGTGCTGCGGGAGGTCGAGGCGCTGCTCGACCAGGGCCGGGCGGTCGGCGCCAAGCCACTGAAGGAGTACAACGAGGTCCAGGGCTACGCCGACGCCGCCAGGTGGGTGTACGGACAGGCCCTCGAGCCGGACGCGTGGCACGACGGGCGGTTGGTCACGATCGCCGAGGTCCGCCACATCCACCACGTCGCGATGACGCCGGTCTGGGACGTTGCGCCCCATCCCGAGGCGAGCGATCGGGAGAGCCCGGGCAACTTCAGGGAACACGACATCGCCGCCTTCTCGGAGGGCATGACTCCCCCGAAGTGGCCGCTCGTCCCCGCCCGGGTCGAGGAATGGGTCGGCGAGGTCTGCGCCTTCGGCAGGCGGATCGAGGGCCGGGAAGCGCTCGGCGAACCGCTGCCCGAGATCCTCGCGGTTCTCCACAACCGTTTCGAGCGCATCCACCCGTTCCTCGACGGCAACGGACGCACGGGCCGGCTCGTGATGAACCTCGTTCTCGTACGGCTGGGGTATCCGCCCATCATCGTCCTCAAGCGCCAGCGGGAGACCTACCTGGCTGCGCTCCGCCGCGCGGACGCGGGAGACGCCGGGTCCCTCGGCGAACTGATCGCCCGCGCCATGGAGGACAACCTCAACCGTTTCATCGTGCCGAACGTGGCCGGCCCCGCACGGCTCGTGCCGCTCGCCGCCCTCGTGGACGCGGATCACTCCCTGGCCGCGCTGCGTCAGGCGGCGCAGCGCGGCCGGCTCAACGCCGTCCAGGGGCCCGATGGCGTGTGGCGCTCGTCCCGGAAATCCGTGGACGCCTACCGGGCCGCCAAGCACCAGCGGAGGCCCCGGAACAGCGAGACCTGA
- a CDS encoding maltokinase N-terminal cap-like domain-containing protein has product MATIHRTTLEPGKLELLAKWLPEQEWFRPGGGELVRAGGFRLDDPAGEVGIELMVVTDGRDAYLVPMAYRGAPLEGAPAGALIGVSEHGVLGTRWFYDGAQDPVVREELARMLRGEAVPQMQGESDAVDGSVAVAPVAGEVVPVVRRVLEPAGEPVAGQVVAGYTAPDGSALRAVFVADGRS; this is encoded by the coding sequence ATGGCGACGATTCACCGCACCACCTTGGAGCCGGGCAAGTTGGAGCTGCTGGCGAAGTGGCTGCCGGAGCAGGAGTGGTTCCGTCCGGGGGGCGGGGAGCTGGTGCGGGCCGGGGGGTTCCGGCTGGACGATCCGGCGGGGGAGGTGGGGATCGAGCTGATGGTGGTGACGGACGGCCGGGACGCCTACCTGGTGCCGATGGCGTACCGGGGCGCGCCGCTGGAGGGGGCGCCGGCCGGGGCGCTGATCGGGGTCTCGGAGCACGGGGTGCTGGGGACGCGCTGGTTCTACGACGGTGCCCAGGACCCTGTGGTGCGCGAGGAGTTGGCCCGGATGCTGCGCGGTGAGGCGGTGCCGCAGATGCAGGGCGAGAGCGACGCGGTGGACGGCAGCGTGGCGGTGGCGCCGGTGGCGGGCGAGGTCGTGCCGGTGGTGCGCCGGGTGCTGGAGCCGGCCGGGGAGCCGGTGGCGGGCCAGGTGGTGGCGGGGTACACCGCGCCGGACGGGTCGGCGCTGCGGGCGGTGTTCGTGGCGGACGGGCGGTCCTGA
- a CDS encoding integrase, protein MRVELAVDARRPDRANEDFAAATPEALVLLDGSSAPDTLRSGCTHGIAWYVRRLGVHLLTRLTDRTDRPMADCLADAIAGTAALHDGACDLTDPATPAAMVVAARLRGDTLEYLALGDSLLVLHLKDGPPRVIGDNQRFPDGEALRRQIWSTVPGTAERAALYLRYAVAVRAARNTGRGPWIAAATPHAAAHAETGAVARADLHGVAALSDGAARYTDRLELGSWADALRLLAQDGPAELIAQVRAAERSDAACLRWPRSKAHDDAAALYAAL, encoded by the coding sequence ATGCGGGTAGAGCTGGCAGTCGACGCGCGCCGCCCCGACCGGGCCAACGAGGACTTCGCGGCCGCCACCCCGGAGGCCCTGGTCCTCCTGGACGGCTCCAGCGCCCCGGACACCCTGCGGTCCGGCTGCACCCACGGCATCGCCTGGTACGTGCGCCGCCTCGGCGTCCACCTGCTGACCAGGCTCACCGACCGGACCGACCGCCCGATGGCCGACTGCCTGGCCGACGCGATCGCCGGGACCGCCGCCCTGCACGACGGCGCCTGCGACCTGACCGACCCGGCCACCCCCGCCGCCATGGTGGTCGCCGCCCGGCTGCGCGGCGACACCCTGGAGTACCTGGCGCTCGGCGACTCCCTGCTGGTGCTGCACCTCAAGGACGGCCCGCCCCGGGTGATCGGCGACAACCAGCGCTTCCCCGACGGCGAGGCGCTGCGCCGGCAGATCTGGTCCACCGTCCCGGGCACCGCCGAACGCGCCGCGCTCTACCTGCGGTACGCGGTCGCCGTCCGGGCCGCCCGCAACACCGGCCGCGGCCCGTGGATCGCCGCCGCCACCCCGCACGCCGCCGCGCACGCCGAGACCGGCGCCGTCGCCCGCGCCGACCTGCACGGCGTGGCCGCCCTCTCGGACGGCGCCGCCCGCTACACCGACCGCCTGGAACTGGGCAGTTGGGCCGACGCGCTCCGGCTGCTCGCCCAGGACGGCCCGGCCGAGCTGATCGCCCAGGTCCGGGCCGCCGAACGCTCCGACGCCGCCTGCCTGCGCTGGCCCCGCAGCAAGGCCCACGACGACGCCGCCGCGCTCTACGCCGCGCTCTGA
- a CDS encoding excalibur calcium-binding domain-containing protein codes for MNPYQTPASTSKQRTAGNRWARIALLVFLPPVAAVMLWRSRRVHLGAKVLLTVWCVLMSLAWLGAISDPKQDTAVPAATTASAAPSPSPTPSPTPSDTPSPTPEAVTSAPEPVPTPTPTPTPETPTPTPPPIVAPQPQPEEPTPEPEHTTEQAAAYYKNCTEAKAAGAAPLHRGDPGYRSALDRDGDGIACEK; via the coding sequence GTGAATCCGTACCAGACACCGGCGTCCACGTCGAAGCAGCGGACGGCGGGGAACCGGTGGGCGCGGATCGCGCTGCTGGTGTTCCTGCCGCCGGTCGCCGCGGTGATGCTCTGGCGTTCGCGTCGCGTGCACCTCGGGGCCAAGGTGCTGCTGACGGTGTGGTGCGTGCTCATGTCCCTCGCCTGGCTGGGGGCGATCAGCGACCCGAAGCAGGACACAGCCGTCCCGGCGGCCACCACGGCCTCGGCCGCCCCCAGCCCGTCACCGACGCCCAGCCCGACCCCCAGCGACACCCCCAGCCCCACACCCGAGGCCGTCACCAGCGCGCCCGAACCGGTCCCGACACCGACGCCGACGCCGACCCCGGAGACGCCGACGCCCACCCCGCCGCCGATCGTGGCACCGCAGCCGCAGCCCGAGGAGCCCACCCCCGAGCCGGAGCACACCACCGAGCAGGCCGCGGCGTACTACAAGAACTGCACGGAGGCGAAGGCCGCCGGCGCCGCGCCGCTGCACCGCGGGGACCCCGGCTACCGCTCCGCGCTCGACCGGGACGGCGACGGGATCGCCTGCGAGAAGTAG
- a CDS encoding NHL domain-containing thioredoxin family protein — MTSRARVRAPELVGKGGWLNTGGKDLSLADFRGKIVIADFWTFCCVNCLHVLDELRELEERHRDTVVIVGVHSPKFVHEADHRAVVDAVARYEVHHPVLDDPELVTWKQYAVRAWPTLVVIDPEGYVVAQHAGEGHAHAIAKLVEELEVEHAAKGTLRRGDGPYVAPEPEAGDLRFPGKAVRLPDGHYLVADSGHHALVELAEDGERVVRRIGDDVRGLVDGVEPRFSEPQGLALVPAGLDLGYDVVVADTVNHVLRGVRLADGRVTTLAGTGKQWWQGSPTAGPAREVELSSPWDVAFFDGRVWIAMAGVHQLWSFDPVAGTVAVAAGTTNEGLVDGPAAEAWFAQPSGLAVSADGERLWVADAETSALRWVSRGTGEVRTAVGTGLFDFGHRDGAAGQALLQHPLGVTVLPDGSVAVSDTYNHALRRYDPVSGEVSTLATDLREPSGAVVVDGDIVVVESARHRLTRLRLPEEAVRVEAVAHRTRRAATEVAPGAFRLDVVFSAPTGQKLDERYGPSTRLLVSATPPELLVSGAGADSALGRELVLSGEVAEGVLHVSAMAASCDDDPAVEYPACHVHQQDWGVPVKLVAGGASRLPLVLAGME, encoded by the coding sequence ATGACTTCTCGTGCACGCGTCCGGGCCCCCGAGCTGGTGGGCAAGGGCGGATGGCTGAACACCGGCGGCAAGGACCTGTCGCTGGCCGACTTCCGCGGCAAGATCGTGATCGCGGACTTCTGGACCTTCTGCTGCGTCAACTGCCTCCACGTCCTGGACGAGCTCCGGGAGTTGGAGGAGCGGCACCGGGACACCGTGGTGATCGTCGGCGTGCACTCGCCGAAGTTCGTCCACGAGGCCGACCACCGGGCGGTGGTGGACGCGGTGGCGCGGTACGAGGTGCACCATCCGGTGCTGGACGATCCGGAGCTGGTGACGTGGAAGCAGTACGCGGTGCGGGCCTGGCCGACGCTGGTGGTGATCGACCCGGAGGGGTACGTGGTCGCGCAGCACGCCGGGGAGGGGCACGCGCACGCGATCGCGAAGCTGGTGGAGGAGTTGGAGGTCGAGCACGCGGCGAAGGGGACGCTGCGGCGCGGTGACGGGCCGTACGTGGCGCCCGAGCCGGAGGCGGGGGACCTGCGCTTCCCGGGGAAGGCGGTGCGGCTGCCGGACGGGCACTACCTGGTCGCGGACTCGGGGCACCACGCGCTGGTGGAGCTGGCCGAGGACGGCGAGCGGGTGGTGCGGCGGATCGGTGACGACGTGCGCGGGCTGGTGGACGGGGTCGAGCCGCGGTTCAGCGAGCCGCAGGGCCTGGCCCTGGTGCCGGCGGGCCTCGACCTGGGCTACGACGTGGTGGTGGCCGACACCGTCAACCACGTGCTGCGCGGCGTCCGGCTGGCGGACGGCCGGGTGACCACGCTGGCCGGTACCGGGAAGCAGTGGTGGCAGGGCTCGCCGACCGCCGGCCCGGCCCGCGAGGTGGAGCTGTCCTCGCCGTGGGACGTCGCGTTCTTCGACGGCCGGGTGTGGATCGCGATGGCGGGCGTGCACCAGCTGTGGTCCTTCGACCCGGTGGCCGGGACGGTCGCCGTCGCGGCGGGCACCACCAACGAGGGCCTGGTGGACGGTCCGGCCGCGGAGGCGTGGTTCGCCCAGCCGTCCGGCCTGGCGGTGTCGGCCGACGGCGAGCGGCTGTGGGTGGCCGACGCGGAGACCTCCGCGCTGCGCTGGGTTTCCCGTGGAACCGGCGAGGTGCGCACCGCCGTCGGCACCGGTCTGTTCGACTTCGGGCACCGGGACGGCGCGGCCGGGCAGGCGCTGCTCCAGCACCCGCTGGGCGTCACCGTGCTCCCGGACGGCTCGGTGGCCGTCAGCGACACCTACAACCACGCGCTGCGCCGCTACGACCCGGTGTCCGGCGAGGTCAGCACGCTGGCCACCGACCTGCGCGAGCCGTCCGGCGCGGTGGTGGTGGACGGGGACATCGTGGTGGTGGAGTCCGCCCGGCACCGGCTGACCAGGCTGCGGCTGCCCGAGGAGGCGGTCCGGGTCGAGGCCGTCGCGCACCGCACCCGGCGGGCCGCCACCGAGGTCGCCCCGGGCGCGTTCCGCCTGGACGTGGTGTTCTCCGCGCCGACCGGCCAGAAGCTGGACGAGCGCTACGGCCCGTCCACCCGGCTGCTGGTCAGCGCGACGCCGCCGGAGCTGCTGGTGTCGGGCGCGGGCGCGGACAGCGCGCTCGGCCGCGAGCTGGTGCTCTCCGGCGAGGTGGCCGAGGGCGTGCTGCACGTCTCGGCGATGGCGGCGTCCTGCGACGACGACCCGGCGGTCGAGTACCCGGCCTGCCACGTGCACCAGCAGGACTGGGGGGTGCCGGTGAAGCTGGTGGCGGGCGGCGCGAGCCGGCTGCCGCTGGTGCTGGCCGGGATGGAGTGA
- a CDS encoding phosphotransferase, whose translation MSETTGGPVEAAAPGAPGELLGTGRTADVFALPDGRVLRRYRAGAGAWADARGEADLMAHLAGHGYPVPAAWPGERPTDLLMERLDGPTMAQAVTTGALAPDAAGRMLADLLRRLHAVPPRTAAHPGDRVLHLDLHPENVLLTPADRSSSTGPPPPRATPAWTPR comes from the coding sequence GTGTCCGAAACGACCGGCGGACCCGTCGAAGCGGCCGCACCGGGCGCACCGGGCGAGCTGCTCGGCACCGGCCGCACCGCGGACGTCTTCGCGCTGCCCGACGGGCGGGTGCTGCGCCGCTACCGCGCCGGGGCCGGAGCGTGGGCCGACGCGCGGGGCGAGGCCGACCTGATGGCCCACCTCGCCGGGCACGGCTACCCCGTACCGGCCGCGTGGCCCGGCGAACGGCCCACCGACCTGCTGATGGAACGGCTCGACGGCCCCACCATGGCGCAGGCCGTCACCACCGGCGCACTCGCCCCCGACGCCGCCGGCCGGATGCTCGCCGACCTGCTGCGCCGCCTGCACGCCGTCCCGCCCCGCACCGCCGCCCACCCCGGCGACCGGGTGCTCCACCTCGACCTGCACCCCGAGAACGTCCTGCTCACCCCCGCGGACCGGTCGTCATCGACTGGGCCACCGCCACCGAGGGCGACCCCGGCCTGGACACCGCGATGA
- a CDS encoding acyl-CoA dehydrogenase: MGHYKSNLRDVEFNLFEVFGRDQVYGTGPFADMDVDTAKNILSEISRLAENDLAASFVDTDRNPPVFDPETNTAPIPETFKKSYQTFMDAEWWRLGIPEGIGGQVTPNSLVWAYAEQVLGSNPAIWMYSSGPAFAGVVYDEGTEEQQKVAQRMVEGLWGATMVLTEPDAGSDVGAGRTKAVKQEDGSWHIEGVKRFITSGEHDMSENIVHLVLARPEGGKPGTKGLGLYIVPKFDFDWETGELGERNGVYATNVEHKMGLKASNTCEMTFGAKHPAKGWLLGETVDGIRQMFKIIEFARMMVGTKAIATLSTGYLNALEYAKERVQGADISQFMDKTAPRVTITHHPDVRRSLLTQKAYAEGMRALVLYTASVQDDMLAARLRGEHDAAAERLNDLLLPIVKGYGSEKSYEQLAQSLQTFGGSGYLQEYPIEQYIRDAKIDTLYEGTTAIQGQDFFFRKIVKDGGQALTAVNEQITKFLAAGEGGAELAAERDLLAKAAGDLEAIVGTLIADLSSVEQDVKNMYKVGQNTTRLLLVSGDVVVGWLLLRQAAVALAKLEAGASEKDVPFYRGKVAAAKHFARTVLPTTAAQRQIAENIDNELMELAEEAF; this comes from the coding sequence ATGGGTCACTACAAGTCCAACCTGCGGGACGTGGAGTTCAACCTCTTCGAGGTGTTCGGCCGCGACCAGGTGTACGGCACCGGTCCGTTCGCCGACATGGACGTCGACACCGCGAAGAACATCCTCAGCGAGATCTCCCGGCTGGCCGAGAACGACCTCGCGGCCTCCTTCGTCGACACCGACCGCAACCCGCCGGTGTTCGACCCGGAGACCAACACGGCTCCGATCCCGGAGACCTTCAAGAAGAGCTACCAGACCTTCATGGACGCCGAGTGGTGGCGCCTGGGCATCCCGGAGGGCATCGGCGGCCAGGTCACCCCGAACTCCCTGGTCTGGGCGTACGCGGAGCAGGTGCTCGGCTCCAACCCGGCGATCTGGATGTACTCCTCCGGCCCGGCCTTCGCCGGCGTCGTCTACGACGAGGGCACCGAGGAGCAGCAGAAGGTCGCCCAGCGGATGGTCGAGGGCCTGTGGGGCGCCACCATGGTGCTGACCGAGCCGGACGCCGGCTCGGACGTGGGCGCCGGCCGCACCAAGGCGGTCAAGCAGGAGGACGGCTCCTGGCACATCGAGGGCGTCAAGCGCTTCATCACCTCGGGCGAGCACGACATGTCCGAGAACATCGTCCACCTGGTGCTGGCCCGCCCCGAGGGCGGCAAGCCGGGCACCAAGGGCCTGGGCCTGTACATCGTGCCGAAGTTCGACTTCGACTGGGAGACCGGCGAGCTCGGCGAGCGCAACGGCGTCTACGCCACCAACGTCGAGCACAAGATGGGCCTCAAGGCGTCCAACACCTGCGAGATGACCTTCGGCGCCAAGCACCCGGCCAAGGGCTGGCTGCTCGGCGAGACCGTCGATGGCATCCGCCAGATGTTCAAGATCATCGAGTTCGCCCGGATGATGGTCGGCACGAAGGCCATCGCCACCCTGTCCACCGGCTACCTGAACGCGCTGGAGTACGCCAAGGAGCGCGTGCAGGGCGCCGACATCTCGCAGTTCATGGACAAGACCGCGCCGCGCGTCACCATCACCCACCACCCCGACGTGCGCCGCTCGCTGCTCACCCAGAAGGCGTACGCCGAGGGCATGCGCGCCCTGGTGCTCTACACCGCCTCGGTGCAGGACGACATGCTGGCCGCCCGCCTGCGCGGCGAGCACGACGCCGCTGCCGAGCGCCTGAACGACCTGCTGCTGCCGATCGTGAAGGGCTACGGCTCGGAGAAGTCCTACGAGCAGCTGGCCCAGTCGCTGCAGACCTTCGGCGGCTCCGGCTACCTGCAGGAGTACCCGATCGAGCAGTACATCCGGGACGCCAAGATCGACACCCTGTACGAGGGCACCACCGCCATCCAGGGCCAGGACTTCTTCTTCCGGAAGATCGTCAAGGACGGCGGCCAGGCGCTGACCGCCGTCAACGAGCAGATCACCAAGTTCCTGGCCGCCGGCGAGGGCGGCGCCGAGCTGGCCGCCGAGCGCGACCTGCTGGCCAAGGCCGCCGGCGACCTGGAGGCCATCGTCGGCACCCTGATCGCCGACCTGTCGTCCGTCGAGCAGGACGTCAAGAACATGTACAAGGTGGGCCAGAACACCACCCGCCTGCTGCTGGTCTCCGGCGACGTGGTGGTCGGCTGGCTGCTGCTGCGCCAGGCCGCCGTCGCGCTCGCCAAGCTGGAGGCCGGCGCCTCCGAGAAGGACGTGCCGTTCTACCGCGGCAAGGTCGCCGCGGCCAAGCACTTCGCCCGCACCGTGCTGCCGACCACCGCCGCGCAGCGCCAGATCGCCGAGAACATCGACAACGAGCTGATGGAGCTGGCCGAAGAGGCGTTCTGA